AGGGTCTCGCCGTCTACGTCGCCGTCAACCTCGAGGCCTACGCGTTCGAGGGCGCCGTGCTGGACGAATTGGTCGCCAACCCCGCCCGGCCCGACGTCATCAACTACGCCTGGCTCGACTACGGCAACCGCGTCGGCGCCTGGCGCCTCATGGAGGCCATGCAGGACGCCGGCGTTCCCGCCACCTGCCTCGTCAACTCACACCTTTACGATGCCGCGCCGGGGCTGGTGGACGCCTGGCGCGCCGCCGGCGCCGAGATCGCCGCCCACGGCCGCACCAACGGCGAGACCCAGGCCGGCCTCGCCGAAGCCGACGAACGCGCCCTGATCGCCGAGGCGACCGGCGAGATCACCCGCCGCGAAGGCGCGCCGCCCGCCGGCTGGCTCGGCCCCTGGATCGCCGAGACGCGCCACACCCCCGACCTCCTCGCCGAAGCCGGCTACCGCTACCTCCTCGACTGGTGCGCCGACGACCGGCCCATCGCGATGACGACCCGCGCCGGACCCATCCTCGCGGTGCCCTATCCGCAGGAGGCCAACGACGCCAACGCCATCGTCGTGCGCCGCATGTCCGCTCCGGCCTTCGCCGATCTCTGCCTCGCCCAGATCGAGGAGATGCTGCACCAGGCGCGCACCGGTCCCCTCGTCTGCGCCATCTCGCTCCATCCGCACGTCACCGGGCAAGCCCACCGCCTGCACGCCTTCCGCGACGTCCTCACCCGTCTCGCCGAGTTGCGCGAACGCGTATGGTTGACCACGGCCGGAGAGATCGCCCGCGTCGCCGCGGCGGGGCACGGGGTGTAGCGCCGCACCGACCCGCGAACCACGCTCCGGGCGGCGAGTCCGAGCGAGGGGTTTCACCCCGCGAACCGCGGCACCCAGCGGGACATGCCGACGTCCCTGGCGAGCGCGGTCTCGTACATCTGCCGATAGTAGGGCTCCAGCCGCGCGGCATGCCCTTCGATCGCCCTCAGGCGCGGGGTGAACTCCTCGAAGGCGGCTTCGATCTCCGCTCGCGCGGCGTCCTCGTCGATCCGCGTCAGCCGGCCGTCCCGCACCACGACCTCGCCCTCGACAACGACGTGGCGGACCGACGAGCCGTCCTCCGCGAAGACGAGCTGGCGCCTCAGGTCGTTCATCGGCAGATAGCCCACCGCGCTCAGGTCGATGAGCGCGATGTCGGCCCGCATCCCCGGCGCCAGACGGCCGAGGTCGTCCCGCCGCAGTGAACGCGCCCCACCCTCGAACGCGGCCGCCAGCATCTCCTCGGCGGTCGGCCAGCGGGTCCACTCCGGGTCGGCGATCTTCTGGATCAGCGCGCCCGTCTTGAGGACGCCCCACAGGTTCGTCGTGTCGTCGCACGCCGCCTCGTCGGTGCCGAGACAGATCGGCACGCCCGCCTCCCGCAGCGCGCGGAACGGCATCACCCCCGAGCCGAGCTTCAGGTTGGAGATCGGATTGTGCGCCACCACGCAGCCCGAGCGCGCCAGCGCCTCGATGTCCGCACCGTCGATCCACACCGCGTGGATCACCTGCTTGCGCGCGTCGAGACAGCCGAGATCGTCGAGGTATCTCACCAGCGACTTGCCGTATTTCTCCTCGCCCAGCACCCGCTGCAGGCGCGTCTCCAGGACGTGGACGTTGAACGGCAGGTCGTGCTCGGCCGACAGCGTCGTCAGCGCCTGGAGGTAGTCCGCCGTGACCCGCTGCGGCGCCGAGCAGGAGACCGCGCAGCGCAGCCGCCCGCCTTCCGCCCCGTGCCACCGCGCGATGAAGGCGCGGTAGAGGTCGATCAGCTCCGCCCCGCCCATCCGCGGCCGGGTCGACAGCGTGGCCCGAAGGTCGGCCGGCAGCAGATCGGCGAGGAAGGGGTACTTTTCCGCCTCCGCCACCTCCGGCTGATCGAGCGCCACCGTCGCCCGGATCCCCGCGTCGCGGTAGGCGCCCATGATGGCGTCGATCGCGTCCATGTCCGGCTCGGGGTTGAAGAAGGCGTCGTCGTGGACCGCCGTGATGCCGCGCTTCAGCATCTCCATCGCCGACAGCAGCGCCCGCGCATGGCATACCGCCGCGCTCTCCGACCCGCCCAGCGTCGGCGGCGTCTCGCGCAGCATGAAGATCTCCAGCGGCGCGTCGACCAGCGCGCCCTTCAGGAACGCGGCCGGCGAATGGAGGTGGGCGTTGATGAGGCCGGGCACCGCGAGGAGACCCGCCGCCTCGACCACCGCCGCGCCGGGCGCCGCGAGGTCGGCGCCGATCTCGACGATGGCACCGTCGGCGATCAGGATGTCGACGGGGCCGGTCGGCGCCGCCTGGTGCGCGTCCGCCAGCAGCGCGCAACCGCGGATCAGGAGCGCGCCGCGCGTGGGGGTCTCGGTCATACGTCCTCGTTCGGCCATCGTCGGGATGCGCGGCGCTCCGGCCCGCCGTTGCGGCGATGCCGGCGCGGGTCGGCGGCGTCGCGCGGCTGTGGTGCACGGCGCGTGGGCGGCGGGCACGGGCGCCACGCCGCCATTCTCGCCGATTGGCCTCGCAGGCCAAGCGATTTCAGCGCCTTGTGGACAATATCTGCCCTCTGCCGAGCGATCGTCAGACCGCCGCGGCGTAGCCCCCGTCGACCGGGATCGCCGTGCCGGACACGAACGCCGACGCGGGCGAGGCGAGGAAGACCGCGATGCCCTCGAAGTCGTCCGGACGGCCCCAGCGCGCCGCCGGCGTGCGCGCCAGGATCGCGTCGTTGATCGTCGGCACGTCCTTGCGCAGCTGGTCGGTCAACGGCGTCGCGATCCAGCCCGGCAGCACCGCGTTGACGAGGATGCCGTACTGCGCCCACGCCACCGCCAGCGCCTTGGTGAGTTGCACGATGCCGCCCTTCGACGCGCTGTAGGGTGCGGCGAACGGCGCCCCGAAGATCGACGTCATCGACCCCGTGTTGATGATCCGCCCGCCGTTCGCCTTCATGTGCGCGAACGCCGCCTTGGAGGCGACGAAGACGCTCGTCAGGTTGGTGTCCATCAGCGCGCGCCATTCCTCGACCGTGTAGGCCTCCGGCGCCTTGCGCAGGTTCGTGCCGGCGTTGTTCACCAGGATGTCGATCCGGCCGAACGCCGCCACGGTGTCCGTGACCAGGCCCGCGCAGGCCGCTTCGTCGGCGACGTCGGCGGTCAGCGCCAGCGCCTCGCCGCCGAGGGCACGGAGCGATTCGGCCGCCGCCTCGGCCTTGGCCGCGTCCCGGCCGGAGACGGCGACGCTGGCGCCCTTGCGCGCCAGCCCCTGCGCCATCGCGAGGCCGATGCCGGAGGTGCCGCCGGTGACGAGGGCGCTCCGCCCGGTGAGGTCGAATAGATCGGTCATTGGGTTCAGTCTCTTATCATTGTGCGGCGTTCCATCCCGCTCGCCGCATTATAGAGACCGGATCGGCCCGCGCCGCATCCCCCGCCGCGCTCGCCGTCTCGCCCACGCCCCTTGGCGCCGACCCCGGCCGGCGCGCCCGTCCACCGCACCCGGAAGTCCGCCCATGTCCCGCGCGCGCAGCATCCTCGTCGGCCAGCTCTGGCACGAGGGTCACTCGTTCAATCCGCTCGTCACCGCTCGCGAGGACGTCGCCGTCGTCCACGGCGCGGCCGCCCTCGCCGAGGCGCGCGTCAGCCGCACCGCGCTCGCCGGGATCGTCTCCGCCTGCGACGCGCTCGGCGCGACGCCGGTGCCCACGCTGATCGCGCGTGCCCGCCCCGGCGGCCCGATCGACGAGGCGGTCTTCCAGGACGTCGCCGACCGCCTCGTCGCCGCCGCCGCGGCCGGCGGATTCGACGCCGTCTGCCTCGACCTGCATGGCGCCACCGTGGCCGCGCGGACCGGCGATACCGAGGGCGTCCTGCTGGCGCGCATCCGCGAGGCGGTCGGCCCGGAGGTTCCCATCGCCGTCGCGCTCGACCTCCACGGCTACATCACCCCTGCGATGCTGGACGCGGCGACCATCCTCACCGGTTACCGTACCAACCCGCACCGCGACATCTTCGAGACCGGCGAGCGCGCCATGCGCCTCCTCGACCGCGCCCTGCGCGAGGGGCCGCCGCGCGGTGTGGCCGTCCGCCTCCCCTTCATCACCCGCGGCAACGACGAGACGGACCGCGGCCCCCTGGTGGAACTGGGGGCGATCGCCGACCGCTGGCGCGCGCACCCCGGCATCGTCGACGTGTCCGTCTTCAACGTGCAGCCTTTCCTGGACCTTCCCGACATCGGCCAGGTCGTGCTGGCCTACGACGACGGGACCGGCGCCGCGCCGGACGCCTGCCGGGAGCTGGCGGAATGCCTCTGGGCCCATCGCGCCGACTTCGACGAGCGGCTCACCACCGTCGACGAGGCGTTCGCGCTCGCCCGCCGGAGCGACGTCGTGCTCGCCCTCGGCGACCAGGGGGACCGCGTGGTCGGTGGCGGGCCGGGCGATTCGGCCTTCATCGCCGCCAAGGCGCTCGATGCGGGCGACCTCGCCGTCGCCAGCGGCATCTACGACCCCGCCGCCGTCGCCGCCGCGCAGGCCGCCGGGGTCGGCGCCGTGCTGGACCTTTCGGTCGGCGGCGGCGTCAACGCCGAGATCGCTCCCTTGCGCGCCACCTGGACCGTCGCCGCCGTGCGGGACGCGCGGTTCCACAACACCGGTCCATACATGAACGGCGTCGCGGCCGACTTCGGGCGCGCGGCGGTGCTGACCCACGGGCGCCTCAGCGTGGTGGTGACGAGCCGCGCCCCCAACATCCACGACCCCGCCTTCTACGAGACGATGGGCATCCCGGTCGCCGAGCAGGACGTTGTCGTGACGCGCTCGGCCAATCACTACAAGCTGTCCTTCGCCGGCACGGCTCGTTGCATCACGGTCGACACGCCCGGCCTGACCGCGTTCCGCCCGGCCGACCTGCCGTTCACCGTCGCCCGCCCCTTCTACCCGCTCGACGACGTCGCCTGGTGCTTCGAGGAGGCGGTGCGAAGCGTCGGCCGCCCACGCGCCCCGGCACCCGGCTGATCGGTCTCGCGGCGAACGTGGGGGAGGCGCCGAGGGGCACGTGGCGCCGGGGTCGACCGCGCCCGGCTTCAACGGCCGTGGCTGCGTTGCGCCTTGCGGGCCGTCGCCGGGCCGGGCCCGCGCATATAATGCCGCTCTGGATGGTAGGGCTCGCGGATCGGCGCGGTCGCCCGCAGCGCGAACGCCGTCACGGCCACCGCGAGCGCGCCCCATGCCGTGCGACCGCGCGTCGCCAACCGGTCGAACACCGACGAACCGTGAACCGAGAGCATGTGTGACATCTGTCTGACCGCACCGATGTTTTGCTTTCGGCTGAAATAGAGCCGTCCGGGGCCAGACTTCGTGTTGGCAATCACAGGATTTCGCGGCGCTGTGCGCGCCGGATACGCACGCCGGAGCCGGACGGGCGGCGGCGATCGTCGCTCGCGCCGGTCGGGGCCCGCGCCGTCTCGCGGCTGCGGCTGTTCGCGGCGCGCGAGAAAAAAGCGCCGTCTCACCCTTCCGGACGATGGACGAGCGGCATGTAAATTGCGTTGATGAGAAGAATTGCAAAATGGGGGTGACAGATGTCTCGGCTTCCCAATACCACCGCCTTCCGTCGGCTCGAACAGCTCCGCCGCGAGCGCTCCGAGCTCGACAACAATGTCATCGACAACCTGATTGCCGGCCGCCTCGATCGACGCGCCTTCCTGCGCCATGGCTCGCGCCTCGGCCTTTCCGCCGCGTTGATGGGGTCGGCCCTCGGCACCGTCGGCCTCGCCGGGTTGCGGTCGGCCCGCGCCCAGGGGGCACCCGGCGCCACCATCCGCGTCGCGCAGATAACGCCTTCGGGCGCCATCAACCCCGTCACCGTGGCCGACCAGGGCGGCCTGCTGCCGCTGCAGATCGTCGGCGACTTCCTGGTGATGGACGGGCCGGACCTCGTTCTGCGGCCGATGCTCGCCACCGAATGGAGCGCCAACGAGGAAGGCACCGTCTGGACCTTCAAGCTGCGCGAGGGGGTCAAGTTCCACGACGGTGGCACCATGACGGCCGACGACGTGGTCGCCTCCATCAAGCGTCTCGCGGACCCGGCCAACGGCTCCAACGCGCTATCGGCCTTCAAGGGCGTGCTCTCGCCGGGCGGGATCAAGAAGATCGACGATCTCACCGTCGAGTTCACGCTCGACGCGCCCAACGGCAACTTCCCCTACTACGTCTCGACCGACAACTATAACGCCATCATCGTCCCAGCCGACACCGACCCGGACGCGTTCGAAGGCACGATGATCGCCACCGGGCCCTTCAAGCGCGAGAGCTACACGCCCAAGGTCGGCGCGACGTACGTGCGCAACGAGGACTACTGGGCCGGTCCCCCGCTGCCGGCTCGGATCGAGTTGAACTTCTACGACGACCTGCAACCGCAGGTGCTCGGCCTTCTGGGCGGACAGATCGACGTCATCCAGCAGGTCAACGTCCAGGGCGCGCGCCCGCTCTTGGACAATCCGGCCGCCAAGATCCTGCAGTTGAAGGCCAATACGCACCGCCAGGTCCACATGAAGACCCGGGAGGGCCCCTTCGCCGACAAGCGCATCCGCCAGGCGATGGCGCTCACCATCGACCGGCAAAAGCTCGTCGACGGGCTCTTCCAGGGCATGGCCTCGCTGGGCAACGATTCGCCCTTCGCCCCGGTCTTCCCCTCGACGGACACCAGCGTGCCGCAGCGCGCCCGCGACATCGACAAGGCCAAGGCGCTGATGGCGGAGGCGGGCGCGACGTCCCTCAACACCACGCTCACCACCATGCAGATGCAGGAGCTGCCGACGCTGGCGACGCTGCTGAAGAACTTCGGCGCCGAGATCGGCATCGAGATCGAGCTGAAGATCGAGGACGTCGGCGCCTACTACGGGGACGCCGTACCCGGCAAATCCGACTGGCTGGACAGCGAGTTCGGCATCACCGACTACGGCCACCGCGGCACGCCGAACGTCTTCCTCTCGGCGCCGCTGTTGTCCACCGGCACCTGGAATTCGGCCAACTTCGACAATCCCACCTACGACAAGCTGGTGGCCGACTACATCGCCGCGGTCGACCTCGAGGTGCAGACCGAGCTGGCCGGCAAGATCCAGACGCTGCTGCTGGACGAGACGCCGATCATCTTCCCCTACTTCTACGACTATCTTTCGGCGACCGGGCCGACGGTGGCGGGGGTGGAGACCACGGCGATGGGCCAGATCTTCCTGACCCAGGCCACCAAGGGCTAGCGCGTGGGGCGGGGCCTCCTGCGCGCGGTCGGGCGGCGGCTCGCCCTCGGCCTGCTGACGCTCTTCTTGTTGTCGATCGTCGTCTTCGTCGGCACGCAGGTGCTCCCCGGCAACCCCGGCCGCGCGATCCTCGGCCCCCTCGCCGACATTCGGGCGGTCGAGGCACTGAACGAACAGCTCGGTGCCAACCGCCCGCCGGTCCGGATCTATCTCGACTGGATCGGCGCGATGCTGACCGGCGACATGGGCCAGTCCTACACCTATCGCCAGCCGGTGGCGCCGTTCGTCGGCGCCGCGCTCGTCAACTCGTTGAAGCTGGTGGCGGTGATCTTCGTGCTGGTGGTGCCGCTGGCGATCGGCGCCGGCGTCGTCGCCGCGCTCAATGCGGGGCGGACGGTCGACCGTATCGTCTCCATCGCCTCGCTGTCGCTCACCGTGATCCCGGAGTTCGTCTCCTCGATCGTGCTCATCCTGGTGTTCGCGGTGCTGCTGCGCTGGCTGCCGTTGACGGCGTCCTGGCCGCCCGGCGCCGGACCGCTGGTGCAGCTGCAACACCTCGTCCTGCCGGCGCTGCCGCTCGTCATCGTGCTGTTCGGCTATATCGCGCGGATGGCACGCTCGGGCACCATCGAGGCCCTTTCGGCCGACTACACCCGCACCGCGATCCTCAAGGGCCTCCCCTGGCGCACCGTCCTCAACCGCCATGTCCTGCGCAACGCGCTGCTGCCGACGATCACCGTCATCGCCACCCAGGCCGGTTACGCGCTGGGCGGGCTCGTGGTGGTGGAGACGCTGTTTCGCTACCAGGGGATCGGCAACCTCGTGCTGACCGCCGCCAAGGGCAAGGACTTCGCCATGTTGCAGGCCGGGGTCCTCACCATCGGCGCCTTCTTCATCCTGGTGACGCTGATCGCCGACACGCTGGTCGTGATGCTCAACCCGCGCCTGCGCGCGGGGCTGAAGCGATGACCGTGGCCGACCCGGCCGCCGCCGCGCCCGCGACCGATGTCGCCGAGGCGCCGCGCCGCGCCCGCTCGACCGCCGCGATCCTCCTGACCACTCCGACCTTCCTCGTCGGCGCCGCGATCGTCCTCTTCTGGGTCGGCTGCGCGATCTTCGGCGACAGCCTGGTTCCCTACGATCCGTTCGCGGACGACCTTCTCGCCACGCTCGCCCCGCCGTCCGCCGCGCACTGGTTCGGCACCGACATGATCGGCCGCGACGTCTTCTCCCGCGTCATCTGCGGGGCGCGCGACATCCTCATCGTCGCCCCGCTCGCCACGCTCATCGGCACGGTCACCGGCACCGCGGTCGGGCTCTCGATGGGTTATTTCGGCGGCTGGGTGGACGCCGTCGTCGGCCGCATCATCGAGGTGATGCTGTCACTGCCCCTCATCATCGTGGCGCTCCTGGTGCTGGTCGCGCTCGGTCCGTCCACGCCCACCGTGGTCGTGGTGGTGGGCCTCGTCTTCACCCCCATCGTCGCGCGCACGGTGCGCGCCGCGGTGCTGGCCGAGCGCCACCTCGACTACGTCGCCGCCGCGTCGGTGCGCGCGGAGACCGCCTTCCACATCATGTTCGTGGAGATCCTGCCGAACATCTGGCCGCCGATCATCGTCGAGGCGACGGTCCGGCTCGGCTATGCGATCTTCACCATCGCCTCGCTCTCCTTCCTCGGCTTCGGCGTGCAGCCGCCCTCGCCCGATTGGGGGCTCACGATCTCCGAGAACTACGGCGTCCTCGTCGGCGGCTTCTGGTGGACCGTGGTGCCCGCGACCGTCGCCGTCGCCTCGCTCGTGGTGGGCGTCAACCTCGTGGCCGAATCGGTGCAGAGGGCATTGGCCGAATGAGCATCGCGGCCGACCGCACACCGGCGCTGGAGCTGGACCGCCTCTCGGTCGACTACCGGGTGAGGGGGCGGGACCTGCCGGTGCTGAAGGACGTCACCCTCACCGTCCGCCGCGGCGAGGCCTACGGGCTGGTCGGCGAATCGGGGTCGGGCAAGTCCACGGTGGCGCTGGCGGTGCAGCGGGTGCTGCCGCCCAACGGACGCGTCTCGTCCGGCACCGCGAAGGTGCGGGGCTACGACATCGAGGCGCTGGACGCGGGCGAGCTGCGCAAGGTGCGCGCGCGCGACGTCGCCATGGTGTTCCAGGATCCGGGCAAGGCACTGAACCCGTCGCTCACCATCGGCCGGCAGATCGGCGAGGTGTTCGAGATCCTCGGCGAGAGCCGGCGCGCGGCGTGGGCGCGTGGTGAGGAGATGCTCGGCCGGGTTCGCATCTCAGCCCCCGCGCGGGTGATGGCGAGCTACCCGCACCAGCTCTCCGGCGGCATGCAGCAGCGCGTGGTCATCGCCATGGCGCTCGCCAAGGACCCCGCCCTCCTCGTCCTCGACGAGCCGACGACCGGGCTCGACGCCACCATCGAGGCGGAGGTGCTCGACCTCGTGCAGGCGCTGCGGCGCGAGTTCGGCGCGTCGATCCTCTTCATCAGCCACAATCTCGGCGCCATCGCCGGGCTGTGCGACCGCGTCGGCGTGCTCTACGCCGGCCGCCTCGTCGAGGAGGGCGACGCGCGCGAGATCTTCGCCCGGCCGCGCCATCCCTATACCGTCGGCCTGTTGCGCTGCCTGCCGCGCGCGGGCCTGCGCAAGGGCGAGGGCCACCTCGACACGATCCCCGGCTTTCCACCGCCGCCGGGCTCCATCCCGGTCGGCTGCGTCTTCGCGCCCCGCTGCGGCCTCGCCCGCGAGCGGTGCCGCAGCGAGACGCCGCCGCTCTACCCGGTCTCCCCCGGCCACGGCAGCCGCTGCCACTGCCACGACGAGGTGGACGCCCTGCCCCGCGTCGGCACCGTCGCCGCGGCGCCCGAGATCCGCGCCGACGCGCGGCCGGTCGTCGAACTCACCCACCTCTCCAAGACCTACACGCTGGGCGGCAAGCCGATCTACGCCCTGCGCGACGTCAACCTGACGCTCGCCGCAGGGGAGACTTTGGGGCTGGTCGGCGAGTCCGGTTCGGGCAAGTCGACCCTCGCCAACCTCCTCCTGGGGCTGGTGGAGCACGACGACGGCGGCACCATCGCGATCGACGGCGCGCCGGTGCCGGCGGCGGTCCAGAAGCGGACACGCGAGCAGGTGAAGGCGTTGCAGATCGTCTTCCAGAACCCGGACTCGGCTCTGAACCGGGCGCATACGGTCAAGCACCTCATCGGCCGCGCGGTGAAGAAGCTCGCCGGCCTCACCGGCAAGGCGCGCGCGGCCGAGATCACGCGCCTGGTGGAGGCCGTGCGCCTCACCCCGCGCCAGCTCCCCGCGCGCCCGCGCCAGCTCTCCGGGGGCATGAAGCAGCGCGTCGCCGTCGCCCGCGCCTTCGCCGCGGCGCCGCGCGTCGTGGTGTGCGACGAGCCGACCTCCGCGCTCGACGTCTCGGTGCAGTCCGCGATCCTCAACCTCCTCACCGAGTTGCAGCGCGAGCGGGGCGTCTCCTACATCCTCATCAGCCATGACCTCGGCGTCGTGCGCCACCTCTCGGACCGGATCGCGGTCCTCTACCTGGGGCGCATCATGGAGATCGGCCCCGCGTCGGCAGTGCTGGACGGGCCGCACCACCCCTATACCGAGGCGCTGCTCTCCGCCGCGCCCACCATCACCGGCGAACGGGGGACGCGCATCCGCCTCACCGGCGAGATCCCGAGCCCGCTCGATCCGCCGACCGGCTGCGTCTTCAATACCCGCTGCCCGCGCAAGTTCGGCCCCGTCTGCGAGACCGAGGAGCCGCCGCTCGACGACGACACGTCCGGCCATGGCATCCGCTGCCACCTGCCGCGCAGTGCGCTCGGCCGCGTCGGCGGTGCGCCGCCGCGACCGCGGCGCGACCTCGCCGACGCCTGACCGGACTATGCTCCTTGCTGTGCGAACCGTCCGATGAGGAAGGAGCGGAACAGCGCGATCGCCGGGTCGTGCAGGTCGTCGGGATGGAGAGTGAGGTAGTAGCCGTAGGCGGTGTCGACGCGGGGGCCGAGCGTCACCAGGCGGCCGGCGGTCACCTCGGGCCCCCACGTCCGCTCGTCGATCAGCACGACACCGCCGCCGCCGACGGCCCATTGCACCGCCAGCGCCTCGGTGTCGAACGCGAGCCCGCGGCGCTCGTCGATGGTGAGGCCGCGCTGGCGCACATAGTCGGCCCAGAAGACGCCGAACGGCTCGTCCTCCAGCTTCACGTGCAGCAGCTCGGCCCGCGCCAGGACGCGCTCCAGCGACCCGCCGGCCGTCTCGGCCGTCTCGGCCACCATGTCCGGCGACGCGGCCGGCGTGCAGCTCACGGTCCACAGGAGATCGCGCACACGGTCGTCCACGCGCGGCTTGTCGAACACCACCGCCACGTCGAGCGCGCGCTGCGCCGGCAGGCCGACACCGTTGGTGGACGACACGTCGATCAGCACGTCCGGGAAGGCGGCGCGGAACTCCTTCAGCAGACCCATCCCGAAGACGGTCAGGAAGGTCGGCGGCATGTGGACCCGCAACAGGCGCGGCCCGGCGCTCTCCTGCCGCAGGCCGCGCAGCGTCGTCTCGATCCGGTCGAACGAGGCGGTCAGCACCGGGAGCAGCGCCGCCCCCTCGGCGGTCAGGGTCACGCCGCCGGGCTTGCGGTCGAACAGGCGGCGGCCGATCAGCTCCTCCAGGCGCCCCACATGCCGCGAGAGCGCGCTTTGCGACACGTGCAGCGAGGCGGCGGCCGCGGTGAACGATTGCTGCTTGGCCACCGCCTCGAACGCGCGCAGCGCGTTGAGCGGCAGCCAGATGCGCGCGCCGGTGCCGTTCGCCGGCCCGCCGCCGCCGCGCTCGTCGTCGTCCCGCTCACCCGCCCGACGCGCCATCCCTTGCCTCAATTCGATGGGGCCATGATAAAATAGAATTGGAGCGACTCCGGCTTCCCTGCTTAAATTCTATCGTCGCACACGATATGGGCAGAGGGAGACAGGGCGATGCTCGACCTCGCGAGGATCGGCGGACTTTTGGGCGAGTGCAAGCCCGGTCACACATTGCCGCAAGCGCTCTACAACAGCCCCGATATCCACGAATTCGATCGGAAGGCGGTGTTCGGCTCA
This portion of the Acuticoccus sp. I52.16.1 genome encodes:
- a CDS encoding ABC transporter ATP-binding protein, giving the protein MSIAADRTPALELDRLSVDYRVRGRDLPVLKDVTLTVRRGEAYGLVGESGSGKSTVALAVQRVLPPNGRVSSGTAKVRGYDIEALDAGELRKVRARDVAMVFQDPGKALNPSLTIGRQIGEVFEILGESRRAAWARGEEMLGRVRISAPARVMASYPHQLSGGMQQRVVIAMALAKDPALLVLDEPTTGLDATIEAEVLDLVQALRREFGASILFISHNLGAIAGLCDRVGVLYAGRLVEEGDAREIFARPRHPYTVGLLRCLPRAGLRKGEGHLDTIPGFPPPPGSIPVGCVFAPRCGLARERCRSETPPLYPVSPGHGSRCHCHDEVDALPRVGTVAAAPEIRADARPVVELTHLSKTYTLGGKPIYALRDVNLTLAAGETLGLVGESGSGKSTLANLLLGLVEHDDGGTIAIDGAPVPAAVQKRTREQVKALQIVFQNPDSALNRAHTVKHLIGRAVKKLAGLTGKARAAEITRLVEAVRLTPRQLPARPRQLSGGMKQRVAVARAFAAAPRVVVCDEPTSALDVSVQSAILNLLTELQRERGVSYILISHDLGVVRHLSDRIAVLYLGRIMEIGPASAVLDGPHHPYTEALLSAAPTITGERGTRIRLTGEIPSPLDPPTGCVFNTRCPRKFGPVCETEEPPLDDDTSGHGIRCHLPRSALGRVGGAPPRPRRDLADA
- a CDS encoding LysR family transcriptional regulator encodes the protein MARRAGERDDDERGGGGPANGTGARIWLPLNALRAFEAVAKQQSFTAAAASLHVSQSALSRHVGRLEELIGRRLFDRKPGGVTLTAEGAALLPVLTASFDRIETTLRGLRQESAGPRLLRVHMPPTFLTVFGMGLLKEFRAAFPDVLIDVSSTNGVGLPAQRALDVAVVFDKPRVDDRVRDLLWTVSCTPAASPDMVAETAETAGGSLERVLARAELLHVKLEDEPFGVFWADYVRQRGLTIDERRGLAFDTEALAVQWAVGGGGVVLIDERTWGPEVTAGRLVTLGPRVDTAYGYYLTLHPDDLHDPAIALFRSFLIGRFAQQGA